TCTCCCTTGGGGAGTAAAGGGATATCGGTTTTACGGGCGTCTTCCAGCCCGCGCATGACCATTTCCGGAATCAGGGGAATACGTTGTTTGACGAACATATCGCCCAGCCGGAAACCGGCGGCATAGCTGACTGCATTCAAACCGGTCAGCTCCGGCGGGTCTTCAGTGTGGCCGAAGGAAGCTGGGAAGAGCAGAATGAACAGCATGAAGCAGAGTAGATTTTTTTTCATAAGGCATCCGGTTTTTATCCGTTGACTTGCGGTTATATGACCAACCAGGCACAGCTATGGATTGACTTTGATGAGTTTGATTTTATAGACGACGGTCTGGCCGGCCAGGGGACCGCTGTCCTTAAAAGCGAGGTTGTAGGGGATGTAAAGCTCCCACTCACTCCCTTCCGGCATCATTTTCAGCGCTTCGGCCCACCCCGGGATAACTTTATCGATCGTGAATTCAACCGGTGAGGCGGTGCCGTTCTTGGTGGTGCTGTCAAACTGCTGGCCATAGATATCCTGACCGGTATAAGCCACCCGAACCCGGTCTGTGGCGGCTGGTTGCGGTCCGCTGCCGGTTTGCAGGACTTTGTATTGCAGCCCGCTTGCCAGACTGACAACTCCGTCTTTGCTTTTGTTCTCAGCAAGGAATTTCTGACCGGCCTGGCGGATGTCGAGTTTTTGTTGTTCGGCCAGCTTGACAATCTTCTCCCGCAGTTCGGCCAGGGTAGTGATCATCTGGTCAAAGGGCATCAACGGTTCATTGCCGCTGGTGGCATCGATGATCCCCTGCAACAGGACTTCCGGGTTGACCTTGACCTGCTGACGGAGCAGGTCGCGACCGACCTGGTGACCGACACTGTAATTGATTTCGTCATTTTTCCCGTTCAGGACCGGTCGATCAGCGGCGCTGGTCGCTATGGCAAAGCCGATGAGTAGGGCGGTGATGAAAAGGGTTCGGTGCATGACGCCTCCGCTCTGTGGGGAACTTGTCCGGTTGTCAAAATGCTATTAGACCGTCCACCGTGTTCAGGATCAGTGGAATTCCGGCAGGATTTCCAGGAGTTCCATTTCGTAGATAACGGTCTGTCCGGCCATGGGGCCGGTATCCCGGTAGGCCATCCGGGTCGGGATATAAATTTCCCACTTGTCGCCTTCCCGCATCATGGGGAGAACCTGCGCCAGCCCCGGGATCAGTTTATTGACTTTGAATTCTGTCGGAGTCGGAATGCCCAGGGGGAAACTGCTGTCATAAACTTCGCCATCCACATTTTTGGCCTTGTAATTGACCAGGACCGCATCGGTCGGTTGGGGATGTTTGCCTTGCCCGGTCTTGAGGATTTTGTACTGCACGCCGCTCGGCAGGGATTCAACACCTTCCTTCTGGCTGTTTTCGGCAATAAATTTCTGCCCCTCCAGACGGTAGCCGATGATATCTTTTTGGGGTTCAACCGTCTTCGGGGCAGGCCTTTCCGCCGCTGCCGGCGACTGAGGTGCCAACTGTTCCAGGACCCGTCGCATGGCCTCTTCGGTCATGAACGGTTGCGCATGATTGGCCCCGTCGTAAACCCCCTGCCAGAGGGTTTCCGGCCTGAACTCCAGTTTTTTCTCGCGCAGTTGTTGCCCCAGCTGATAACCGAGACTGTAATTGATCTCATCCAACCGATCCTTAATAACCTGCGGCTCGGCGGCAATTACGGGGACAGCCGCGGCAAAAAACGTGCAGATCAGAAGTTCGACCAGCAGGCGATGGGTTTTCATGGCTGGTCCTTTTTCAGTTGAGCCAGCAACTCGGTCATCTCCTTGACGCTGAACCGCAATTTTTTGTGGTCGGTGACATCGGTGACTCCGAACAGGAGCGGTTCAGCGTTAATTTCAACCTTGGCCGCAACAATCTCTTGGCCGGTTTTATAGCCATAGGCATAGTTGATCTTTTCTAGAATATCTTCTTCCTTGGCTTGTTTAACAGTTCGCAATGCCTGCATCTCGTCCTGTGAATATTGAGGCTCCAGTTGCTCCGAGGCATCAAAGAGCCCGTCCAGGAGGCGATCAATGCGCAACTGGACGGCGTTGCGCTGGAGATCCTTGCCTAAAAAGTGGCCGAAGCTGTAATTGATATCATCCAGCCGCTGACTGTTTTGGGCGAAAGCGGGGAGTGCGCCTGACAGGGAGATGAATAGAGTCAGTAAAAGAATCGTTCTCATTGCAGGTCCTTGTCGCGACAGGGGGAATGTGCCGATCATGGTTGCTTGATTTCAAACTATGTTTTGTTTGTAGATTTTACCTTGCTTCTCACCATTTGCAGAGTGAAAAGTTGCCGCCCCGCGGTTTTGGGGCGGCAACATCGTTAACTGCGACCTGACGAATCAGGGCACCGGGAACCCTTGAGGTTTGGTCCCGACATAGTAGGGGCGCATCATTTCGTTGTCTTCGTGTTCAACGATATGGCAATGCCAGACATACAGCCCCGGGATGTCAAAGGTGGCCTTAACCCGGGTGATCTCGCCGGGATAGGTCAGCACCGTA
The Pelobacter seleniigenes DSM 18267 DNA segment above includes these coding regions:
- a CDS encoding FKBP-type peptidyl-prolyl cis-trans isomerase N-terminal domain-containing protein; the encoded protein is MHRTLFITALLIGFAIATSAADRPVLNGKNDEINYSVGHQVGRDLLRQQVKVNPEVLLQGIIDATSGNEPLMPFDQMITTLAELREKIVKLAEQQKLDIRQAGQKFLAENKSKDGVVSLASGLQYKVLQTGSGPQPAATDRVRVAYTGQDIYGQQFDSTTKNGTASPVEFTIDKVIPGWAEALKMMPEGSEWELYIPYNLAFKDSGPLAGQTVVYKIKLIKVNP
- a CDS encoding FKBP-type peptidyl-prolyl cis-trans isomerase N-terminal domain-containing protein encodes the protein MKTHRLLVELLICTFFAAAVPVIAAEPQVIKDRLDEINYSLGYQLGQQLREKKLEFRPETLWQGVYDGANHAQPFMTEEAMRRVLEQLAPQSPAAAERPAPKTVEPQKDIIGYRLEGQKFIAENSQKEGVESLPSGVQYKILKTGQGKHPQPTDAVLVNYKAKNVDGEVYDSSFPLGIPTPTEFKVNKLIPGLAQVLPMMREGDKWEIYIPTRMAYRDTGPMAGQTVIYEMELLEILPEFH
- a CDS encoding FKBP-type peptidyl-prolyl cis-trans isomerase N-terminal domain-containing protein encodes the protein MRTILLLTLFISLSGALPAFAQNSQRLDDINYSFGHFLGKDLQRNAVQLRIDRLLDGLFDASEQLEPQYSQDEMQALRTVKQAKEEDILEKINYAYGYKTGQEIVAAKVEINAEPLLFGVTDVTDHKKLRFSVKEMTELLAQLKKDQP